The following coding sequences are from one Poecilia reticulata strain Guanapo linkage group LG18, Guppy_female_1.0+MT, whole genome shotgun sequence window:
- the rell1 gene encoding RELT-like protein 1: MPTSLTASLGLLMANPDTTNTTTNGGDGEGSGSDYLAFALVLAFFVVGLSGVVVCHVLKKRGYRLTTSQEDDEYDDVFDEAVEAEQQEPYETMNENQDTVGHIIQCIMKNEANSDALNAMVHQTSIDSDIASSPPLTPVLPVSPPGEGKPSFNHQHTVSSLNADENKWPLTKRPSLRKSVRRRPSEVTVLSVGRFRVTKSDKSGKDRTSECSYQSVAADAFRNSKVMTSSLKEISEYSEE, from the exons ATGCCCACCAGCCTAACGGCCAGCCTCGGTCTTTTAATGGCTAATCCTGACACAA CGAACACCACAACTAATGGTGGAGATGGTGAAGGAAGTGGCTCAGACTATTTAGCTTTTGCCTTAGTGCTGGCTTTCTTCGTCGTGGGCCTTTCCGGGGTGGTGGTCTGCCACGTTCTAAAGAAGAGGGGCTACCGGCTCACCACCTCCCAGGAAGACGACGAATATGATGATGTGTTTGATGAAGCCGTGGAGGCTGAGCAACAAG AGCCGTATGAGACTATGAATGAAAACCAGGACACAGTTGGACATATTATCCAATGCATCATGAAAAATGAAG CAAACTCTGACGCTCTGAACGCCATGGTTCATCAAACCAGCATTGATTCAGATAT tgcatcgTCCCCACCACTCACCCCCGTCTTGCCGGTGTCGCCTCCAGGAGAAGGCAAGCCCTCATTCAACCATCAACACACCGTCAGCAGCTTGAACGCCGATGAGAACAAATGGCCGCTGACGAAGAGGCCCTCTCTACGAAAGTCAGTCAGGCGGCGTCCTAGTGAAGTCACAGTCCTCTCTGTGGGCAG gttTCGTGTGACAAAGTCTGATAAATCAGGAAAGGATCGAACCTCTGAATGCAGCTACCAGTCTGTGGCAGCAGACGCCTTCCGCAACAGCAAAGTCATGACGTCGTCCCTTAAG GAAATATCTGAATACTCAGAGGAATGA